One window of the Mixophyes fleayi isolate aMixFle1 chromosome 6, aMixFle1.hap1, whole genome shotgun sequence genome contains the following:
- the GJC1 gene encoding gap junction gamma-1 protein, protein MSWSFLTRLLEEIHNHSTFVGKIWLTVLIVFRIVLTVVGGESIYYDEQSKFECNTDQPGCENVCYDAFAPLSHVRFWVFQIILVATPPLLYLGYAVHKIAKMEERSEYDKRTRDRALLLRWKQHRVLEEAEDDNEEDPMMYPETELESNRGKMSTNKEKHDGRRRIRADGLLRIYVLQLLVRTIFEVGFLAGQYFLYGFEVITRYECHIKPCPHTVDCFISRPTEKTIFLLIMYAVSCLCLLLNVWEMLHLGFGTIRDALNNRRKQVDDSSSYNYPFSWNTPSAPPGYNIAVKPDQIHYTELTNTKMAYKQNRANIAQEQQYGNSEDRIPTDIENLHREVRMAQERLETAIQAYNSHNNPPPIKEKRSKKGSHKSSVSSRSGDGKTSVWI, encoded by the coding sequence ATGAGCTGGAGTTTCTTGACGCGCCTTTTAGAAGAAATCCACAATCACTCAACTTTTGTTGGAAAGATTTGGCTGACCGTGCTCATAGTTTTCCGCATCGTTCTTACTGTTGTGGGAGGAGAGTCCATTTACTATGATGAACAATCTAAATTTGAGTGTAACACCGATCAGCCGGGTTGTGAGAACGTATGTTATGATGCCTTTGCTCCTCTTTCTCATGTTCGTTTCTGGGTGTTTCAGATTATCTTAGTGGCCACTCCACCTCTTTTGTACTTGGGTTATGCTGTTCATAAAATTGCAAAAATGGAGGAACGCAGCGAGTATGACAAGAGGACAAGGGATAGAGCTCTACTTTTACGTTGGAAACAGCATCGTGTCCTAGAAGAGGCGGAAGATGACAATGAAGAGGACCCCATGATGTACCCAGAGACTGAACTGGAAAGCAACAGAGGGAAAATGAGCACCAACAAGGAGAAACATGATGGTCGAAGGCGAATACGTGCTGATGGCCTACTGAGAATTTATGTACTTCAGTTGTTGGTCAGGACCATTTTTGAGGTTGGATTCTTGGCTGGCCAATATTTCCTCTATGGATTTGAAGTAATTACAAGATATGAATGCCACATAAAGCCTTGTCCACACACTGTGGACTGCTTCATATCCCGACCCACTGAAAAGACCATCTTTTTGCTAATCATGTATGCAGTAAGCTGTCTGTGTCTACTTCTGAATGTGTGGGAGATGCTGCATCTTGGCTTTGGGACAATACGTGATGCACTTAATAACAGAAGAAAACAAGTGGATGATTCTTCCTCGTATAATTATCCTTTCTCATGGAACACTCCGTCAGCTCCTCCTGGATATAATATTGCTGTGAAACCAGATCAAATTCATTACACAGAACTTACAAACACCAAAATGGCTTACAAGCAGAACAGGGCCAACATTGCTCAGGAACAGCAGTATGGGAACAGTGAGGACCGTATCCCTACTGACATAGAAAACCTTCATCGGGAAGTCCGTATGGCTCAGGAACGTCTGGAAACTGCCATCCAAGCTTACAACAGCCACAACAACCCACCTCCCATTAAAGAAAAAAGATCTAAGAAAGGGTCACATAAGAGTAGTGTCAGCAGCCGGTCCGGAGACGGAAAGACCTCTGTGTGGATTTGA